A single Mangrovimonas sp. YM274 DNA region contains:
- a CDS encoding glycoside hydrolase family 43 protein, with the protein MSNKGQSVLFMILLAFIFKATGQNKNIPLFTEVIYQGNDQVYKDYPLADNEFYSPILQGCYPDPAITKKGDDYYMVCSSFAMFPGVPIFHSKDLVNWTDLGGVLDDVSEFNPHNTGISGGVYAPGITYNPHNDTFYMIVTAFSGGLGNIIVKTKDPKQGWGSPIKLGFGGIDPSIFFDDDGKAYVVHNDAPDKGKELYSGHRVIKIWEYDLENDKVIHGTDKIIVDGGVDLSKKPIWIEAPHLYKKDGSYYLMCAEGGTGGWHSEVIFKSDSPKGPFIPAPSNPILTQRYFGKDRDNKVDWAGHADLIEGPNGEYYGVFLAVRPNEKGRVNTGRETFILPVDWSGEYPVFVNGLVPIEPKVKLPKGVMNKTGQDSFLPNGNFTIVENFTSNKLDYRWIGLRGPREEFIEITKKGLKIQPFETHIKEAKPTSTLFHRQQHDNFSFTTTLQYQPQSEKDLAGVVALQNEGSNYVFGITKKGKDTYLVLERNKWPGRKGPVISEVIASTKIDVKSPVKLKISAKGDDYSFSYAINGSAFENLGGTLSGDILSTDVAGGFTGCLLGLYATSANDIVID; encoded by the coding sequence ATGTCCAACAAAGGTCAATCCGTATTGTTTATGATCTTGCTTGCGTTTATATTTAAGGCGACAGGCCAAAATAAAAACATACCTCTTTTTACAGAAGTAATTTATCAAGGCAACGATCAAGTATATAAAGACTATCCGCTAGCTGACAATGAGTTTTACTCACCTATTTTACAAGGGTGTTATCCAGACCCCGCAATTACCAAAAAAGGTGATGATTATTATATGGTTTGTTCCTCATTTGCTATGTTTCCAGGGGTGCCTATTTTTCATTCTAAAGATTTAGTGAATTGGACAGATTTGGGAGGTGTGCTTGATGATGTGTCAGAATTTAACCCTCACAATACAGGTATTAGCGGCGGTGTTTATGCGCCAGGAATAACTTATAACCCACACAACGATACTTTCTATATGATAGTAACAGCGTTTTCAGGTGGGCTCGGTAATATTATTGTTAAAACCAAAGATCCTAAACAAGGTTGGGGAAGTCCTATCAAATTAGGTTTTGGAGGTATTGATCCTTCCATTTTTTTCGATGATGACGGAAAAGCCTATGTAGTGCATAATGACGCGCCTGATAAAGGAAAAGAGTTGTACAGCGGGCATCGAGTTATTAAGATTTGGGAATATGATTTAGAAAACGATAAAGTTATTCATGGAACAGACAAAATTATTGTGGACGGCGGTGTCGATCTTTCTAAAAAACCAATTTGGATTGAAGCTCCGCATCTTTACAAAAAAGACGGCTCCTATTATTTAATGTGTGCCGAGGGTGGTACAGGCGGTTGGCATAGCGAAGTTATTTTTAAAAGTGACAGCCCCAAAGGGCCATTTATTCCAGCACCAAGTAACCCTATTTTAACCCAACGCTACTTTGGTAAGGATAGGGACAATAAAGTAGATTGGGCAGGACATGCAGACCTGATTGAAGGGCCTAATGGTGAGTATTATGGCGTTTTTTTGGCTGTACGTCCAAATGAAAAGGGAAGGGTAAATACAGGGCGTGAGACCTTTATTTTGCCTGTGGACTGGTCTGGGGAGTATCCCGTTTTTGTGAACGGATTGGTGCCTATAGAACCCAAAGTGAAACTGCCGAAGGGTGTTATGAATAAAACGGGACAGGATAGTTTTTTGCCTAATGGAAATTTCACGATTGTGGAGAATTTTACCTCAAATAAGCTTGATTATCGTTGGATTGGGCTGAGAGGGCCTCGCGAAGAGTTTATTGAAATCACTAAAAAAGGATTAAAAATTCAGCCTTTTGAGACTCACATTAAAGAAGCAAAGCCCACCTCCACATTATTTCACAGGCAACAGCATGATAATTTTTCCTTTACCACAACCTTACAGTATCAACCACAATCTGAAAAAGATTTGGCGGGTGTAGTGGCCTTACAAAATGAAGGATCTAATTATGTGTTTGGTATTACCAAAAAAGGGAAGGACACCTATTTGGTTTTGGAAAGAAATAAATGGCCAGGGAGGAAAGGGCCTGTTATTTCAGAGGTAATTGCAAGTACAAAAATTGATGTCAAAAGTCCTGTGAAGTTGAAAATTTCAGCAAAGGGAGATGATTATAGTTTTTCTTATGCTATCAATGGAAGTGCTTTTGAAAATTTGGGAGGAACATTGTCAGGTGATATTTTATCCACTGATGTAGCGGGCGGATTTACGGGGTGCTTATTGGGGCTATATGCTACTTCTGCAAATGATATTGTTATAGATTAG
- a CDS encoding sialate O-acetylesterase, which produces MKLLKIAFVAVLFFQFTVSYSQIKLPQLVSNGMVLQRDQDVKIWGWSSPYESVTLTFQNKKYRTKADSSGAWSINLPPQKAGGPFSMKLQGKNKIEISDILFGDVWLCSGQSNMVNPIERVKEKYPEAAFHSNYPEIRNFFIPTKTNLEGPQNDLPQGQWKSAVGEDVLGFGSVSYFFAKDVYEKYGIPIGLINASVGGTPIESWISEAGYKEFPNQLELIQENKDYIKHLNSKPTPNSNSQYSSNNTTPADKGLSGDLKWFEKDYIPKGWRNYNIPGYWEDQGLKNLNGVVWFRKEIDVPESMTGAEAKLYMGRIINADEVYVNGIKVGNITYQYPPRRYTVSGGILKAGKNIITIRVTNRGGKGGFVPDKPYYLTAKGQEIDLKGTWQYKVGEVFEPFNYNNVRQNESRPINAQNQPTSLYNAMIAPIRNQKIKGVLWYQGESNTGNPKAYEGYLKALINDWRNQWNAEELPFLIVQLVNFGDIDFLPTESNWAELREAQLKALSLPNTALAVGIDLGEWNDIHPLNKADVGKRLALGAMKLTYGEDIVHSGPIYKSSKIVGGKIVLSFDFVGSGLISIDDEPLSRFEIAGEDQYFVWADAKIVGETVEVSSPEVKNPRYVRYAWADNPLGANLYNKEGLPASPFRTYDPDKLNDRPWQGKQAAVVLTYDDALNVHLDHVLPLLNQNRLKATFYVSTYSDAFRNRINDWRRLAQNGHELGNHTIFHPCIGKDTRPWVNKNYDMGTYTVERMVDEIKINNTLLEAVDGKTNRTFAFTCGDFTVNGNDFFIDDLKDDLAGARAVRHEMHKLEDIDIYDIDSYAIVGETGEQMIDLVKKAVETNSLLVFLFHGVGGEHSMNVSLEAHKQLVEYLKEHEDEVWTASMIEVIENIKKNQSN; this is translated from the coding sequence ATGAAATTATTAAAAATAGCCTTCGTAGCTGTTCTTTTCTTTCAATTTACGGTTTCATATTCCCAAATAAAACTTCCTCAATTAGTGAGCAACGGTATGGTTTTACAACGTGACCAAGATGTGAAAATTTGGGGGTGGTCATCGCCATATGAATCTGTAACCTTAACATTTCAAAATAAAAAATATAGAACTAAGGCTGATAGCAGCGGAGCTTGGTCTATCAATTTGCCTCCACAAAAAGCAGGTGGACCATTTTCAATGAAATTACAAGGAAAAAATAAAATTGAAATAAGCGATATTTTATTTGGCGATGTGTGGTTGTGTTCGGGGCAATCTAATATGGTAAACCCTATAGAGCGGGTTAAAGAAAAATATCCAGAAGCAGCATTTCACTCTAATTATCCGGAAATCAGAAATTTTTTCATTCCCACAAAAACTAATTTAGAAGGCCCGCAAAATGATTTGCCTCAAGGACAATGGAAATCGGCAGTTGGTGAAGATGTTTTGGGATTTGGTTCGGTTTCTTATTTTTTTGCCAAAGATGTATACGAAAAATATGGTATTCCCATAGGGCTAATAAATGCCAGTGTTGGTGGTACACCAATTGAATCTTGGATTAGTGAAGCAGGTTATAAGGAATTTCCAAACCAGTTAGAGTTGATTCAAGAAAATAAAGACTATATAAAACATCTTAATTCCAAGCCAACACCAAACAGCAACAGCCAATATAGTAGCAATAATACAACACCAGCAGACAAAGGTCTTTCAGGAGATCTAAAATGGTTTGAAAAGGACTATATTCCAAAAGGTTGGCGCAATTATAATATTCCGGGATACTGGGAGGACCAAGGGTTAAAAAACTTAAATGGCGTTGTGTGGTTTAGAAAGGAAATCGATGTGCCAGAATCCATGACGGGAGCGGAAGCTAAATTGTATATGGGGCGGATTATAAATGCGGATGAGGTTTACGTAAATGGCATAAAAGTAGGTAATATCACTTACCAATATCCTCCAAGGCGTTACACGGTTTCAGGTGGTATTTTAAAAGCAGGAAAAAATATCATAACTATTCGTGTTACCAATAGAGGCGGCAAAGGAGGTTTTGTTCCAGATAAACCTTATTATTTAACCGCAAAAGGTCAGGAGATTGATTTAAAAGGAACTTGGCAATATAAGGTTGGAGAGGTATTTGAGCCTTTTAATTACAACAATGTTAGACAAAATGAGTCTCGACCAATCAATGCACAAAACCAACCAACCTCGTTATATAATGCGATGATTGCGCCAATTAGAAACCAAAAAATCAAAGGCGTACTTTGGTATCAAGGCGAGTCAAATACTGGAAACCCTAAAGCTTACGAAGGCTATTTAAAAGCTCTTATAAACGATTGGAGGAATCAATGGAATGCTGAAGAGTTGCCTTTTTTGATTGTGCAGTTGGTTAATTTTGGAGATATTGATTTCTTGCCTACTGAAAGTAATTGGGCAGAGTTACGGGAAGCTCAGTTAAAGGCGTTATCGTTACCCAATACAGCTCTGGCTGTTGGCATAGATTTAGGCGAATGGAACGATATCCATCCCCTAAACAAAGCAGATGTTGGAAAACGGTTGGCTCTGGGGGCTATGAAATTGACTTATGGTGAGGATATTGTCCATTCTGGGCCTATTTATAAATCTTCAAAAATTGTAGGAGGTAAAATTGTGTTGTCTTTTGATTTTGTGGGAAGTGGATTAATCTCTATCGATGATGAACCTTTAAGTAGATTTGAAATTGCTGGAGAAGACCAATATTTTGTTTGGGCGGATGCTAAAATAGTAGGTGAAACGGTAGAGGTTTCCAGTCCGGAAGTCAAGAATCCAAGATATGTTCGCTATGCTTGGGCAGACAATCCGTTGGGAGCTAATCTTTACAATAAGGAAGGGCTGCCGGCATCTCCATTTAGAACTTATGATCCCGATAAGTTAAATGATAGGCCTTGGCAAGGTAAACAAGCTGCGGTTGTTTTAACCTATGATGATGCCTTAAATGTGCATTTGGACCATGTCTTGCCATTATTGAACCAGAATAGGTTAAAAGCAACCTTTTATGTGTCCACTTATTCCGATGCTTTTAGAAATAGAATCAACGATTGGAGGCGTTTGGCCCAAAATGGTCATGAACTTGGAAATCATACTATTTTTCATCCTTGCATAGGGAAAGACACGCGCCCTTGGGTTAATAAAAATTACGATATGGGTACCTATACGGTTGAACGTATGGTAGATGAAATTAAAATCAACAATACACTTCTTGAGGCTGTTGATGGCAAAACCAATCGAACTTTTGCATTCACTTGTGGAGATTTCACGGTAAACGGCAATGACTTTTTTATTGATGACTTAAAAGATGATTTAGCGGGTGCGCGTGCTGTTAGACACGAAATGCATAAATTAGAAGACATCGATATTTACGATATAGACTCTTATGCTATTGTTGGTGAAACAGGTGAGCAAATGATTGATTTGGTAAAGAAGGCAGTGGAAACCAATTCGTTGTTAGTATTCTTATTTCATGGGGTTGGAGGCGAACACTCTATGAATGTTTCCCTAGAGGCACACAAACAATTAGTAGAATATCTCAAAGAACATGAGGATGAGGTGTGGACGGCCTCTATGATTGAAGTGATAGAAAACATCAAGAAAAATCAGTCCAACTAA
- a CDS encoding carbamoyltransferase, whose product MNILGISAYYHDSAAAIIVNGNVLYAAQEERFSRIKNDAAFPENAIKYCLDESGIGIDEIDLIAFYDKPFLKFERLLETYYAFAPKGYKSFAKAMPLWLKEKLFTKQVIRKKLKELGQSKTKKIEINFPEHHLSHIASAFYTSPFKKAAYLTVDGVGEWATTSYGIACGEKGIQVLGELHFPDSLGLFYSSFTYFLGFKVNSGEYKMMGLAPYSNPKSEKVKQYIDKIKNNLVDIKPDGSIQLNRNWFEFPVGLRMVNPKKWEPLFDIKKRDPEDPLEQAHADLALAAQKVLEEILIKLITFVKHQTGEPNLCIAGGVALNCVANSVLFNQGLFDDIYIQPAAGDSGGAIGAALATSYIKQSLSFEGLKQPFNTYLGPQYSNLDIEKLLRKHQCQYLFFEKQEELIHTVSHHIANKKVVGWFQGRTEFGPRALGNRSILADATDPEMQYNLNMKIKFREGFRPFAPVVCKEDYDTYFEKGKHSYYMLFTSKVKNTLRKPLPDNFDVLGLDEKRRIPKSKLPAITHIDFSARVQVVQKEFNPLLWNLIQSYKKYTGMGVLINTSFNVKDEPIVNTPEDAYLCFMKSGMDVLVLENYLIVK is encoded by the coding sequence ATGAACATTTTGGGGATCTCCGCCTACTACCACGATTCTGCTGCTGCAATTATTGTCAATGGTAATGTATTGTATGCCGCTCAAGAAGAACGCTTTTCAAGAATAAAAAACGATGCTGCATTTCCAGAGAATGCTATTAAATATTGTCTTGATGAATCTGGCATTGGTATCGATGAAATAGACCTCATTGCCTTTTATGACAAGCCGTTTTTAAAATTTGAAAGACTTTTAGAAACCTATTATGCCTTTGCTCCAAAAGGATATAAATCGTTTGCTAAGGCCATGCCGTTATGGTTAAAAGAAAAATTGTTCACGAAACAAGTCATCCGGAAAAAGTTAAAAGAGCTAGGTCAATCAAAAACCAAAAAAATTGAGATCAATTTTCCTGAACACCACTTGTCTCATATTGCCAGTGCTTTCTACACTTCCCCTTTTAAAAAAGCTGCTTATTTAACGGTAGACGGTGTAGGCGAATGGGCTACAACATCTTATGGCATTGCTTGTGGAGAAAAAGGCATTCAAGTATTGGGTGAGCTACATTTTCCGGATTCGTTAGGATTGTTTTATTCTTCATTCACCTATTTTTTAGGTTTTAAAGTTAATTCCGGAGAATATAAAATGATGGGACTGGCTCCTTACAGCAATCCAAAATCCGAAAAGGTAAAACAATACATCGATAAGATAAAAAACAACCTTGTAGACATAAAACCGGATGGATCCATTCAACTCAATAGAAATTGGTTTGAATTTCCCGTTGGACTGCGCATGGTAAATCCAAAAAAATGGGAACCCCTTTTTGATATAAAAAAACGAGACCCAGAAGATCCACTGGAACAAGCGCATGCCGATTTGGCCCTTGCTGCTCAAAAAGTACTGGAAGAAATACTCATCAAACTAATTACGTTTGTAAAGCATCAAACTGGAGAACCAAATTTGTGTATTGCTGGAGGCGTTGCTCTTAATTGTGTTGCCAATTCTGTTTTGTTTAATCAAGGACTTTTTGATGATATTTATATTCAACCTGCCGCAGGCGACTCCGGTGGAGCTATTGGCGCTGCATTGGCAACTTCATATATAAAACAAAGTCTGTCTTTTGAGGGTTTAAAACAACCTTTTAATACTTATTTAGGACCTCAATATTCTAATTTGGATATAGAAAAACTGCTACGAAAACATCAATGCCAATATCTCTTTTTTGAAAAACAAGAAGAACTGATTCATACCGTAAGCCATCACATAGCGAACAAAAAAGTGGTGGGTTGGTTTCAAGGAAGAACCGAATTTGGCCCAAGGGCATTAGGGAACAGAAGTATTTTGGCAGATGCTACAGACCCCGAAATGCAATATAACTTGAACATGAAAATTAAATTCCGGGAAGGGTTTAGGCCTTTTGCTCCCGTAGTTTGTAAAGAAGACTATGACACCTATTTTGAAAAAGGAAAACACTCCTACTACATGTTATTTACCAGTAAAGTTAAAAACACATTAAGAAAACCTTTGCCGGATAATTTTGATGTTTTGGGTTTAGATGAAAAACGTCGCATTCCAAAATCCAAATTGCCCGCCATCACACATATCGATTTTTCTGCCAGAGTTCAAGTGGTACAAAAAGAATTTAACCCCTTGTTATGGAATTTAATTCAATCTTATAAAAAGTATACCGGAATGGGAGTGCTTATAAACACCAGTTTTAATGTAAAAGATGAGCCCATCGTGAATACTCCTGAAGATGCCTATCTTTGTTTTATGAAATCAGGTATGGATGTCCTTGTTTTAGAAAACTATCTAATTGTAAAATAA
- a CDS encoding DUF5989 family protein — MEFIIEFFQFLKERKKWWLIPLIIIFVIFGLLIFLTNSTALAPFIYSIF; from the coding sequence ATGGAATTTATTATTGAGTTTTTTCAGTTTTTAAAAGAAAGAAAAAAGTGGTGGTTGATACCCCTTATCATAATTTTTGTGATTTTTGGGCTGCTTATTTTTTTAACCAATAGCACAGCACTCGCTCCGTTTATTTATTCTATCTTTTAA
- a CDS encoding SxtJ family membrane protein, with protein sequence MTKEKGQETIIVLALVCLVAFVKFEALWLIYVALSFLVISLLSKRLTIAIGALWLSFSHYFGLIMNYFIMFFIFYCILTPISFFQKLFGHNQILKKNRRGSYFHAKNHYYSNNDIEKPW encoded by the coding sequence ATGACTAAAGAAAAAGGACAGGAAACCATAATTGTATTAGCTTTAGTTTGCCTTGTCGCCTTTGTGAAATTTGAAGCTCTTTGGCTAATTTATGTAGCATTAAGTTTTCTTGTTATTAGTTTGTTATCTAAAAGACTAACTATTGCCATAGGAGCTTTATGGCTTTCTTTTTCCCATTATTTTGGTTTGATAATGAACTATTTTATCATGTTCTTTATTTTCTATTGCATTCTAACTCCCATATCCTTTTTTCAAAAGTTGTTTGGCCATAACCAAATTTTAAAAAAGAATAGACGTGGCTCTTACTTCCATGCAAAAAATCATTATTACTCCAATAACGATATTGAGAAACCTTGGTAA
- a CDS encoding carbohydrate binding domain-containing protein, producing the protein MPKTLKFISKIFAIFAIIFATSCSDDDDFSPVVIESITSDHFYPGEDVILTGRNFDDVLFTFLENNQVPFQLEGDSIIFMLPESSAIGNTLLTLVMADGYTVTADIEVVARPFPIIQAVSPNIAEEGAQVTITGTSLNNLISVTIGEVEASVVSSTATELIVTVPAGLAQNVPTELKVVTNGGEAVPTLPFYVGTNLLLNGDLELGSGDDFNNWGKWNGGDGMTATTASGEAYYGRSLRAEAAGGNPWNTQFVSDPAPTEVGSEYTLFMYIKAQPGTPGDGGNIRFSTNPDALYSGNYDITGEWQQIEWSFVANTTQTRAVLDLGVVAGAVYFVDNITLIKTGTPPPPPINTNGSFEDSDLGAADNIAGWGGLNGNLVSGEITDVHSHDGDKSLKLTINDIGANPWDIQPTSSMTVVDGETYHLSVWFKGNGITNIKIAIDQGGDPGWLEWAAPEQGFLDNEWTEISYDFTADTTNSSDGNARFAISMSYSGNVGGVIYIDDLEVTPAQ; encoded by the coding sequence ATGCCAAAAACTCTAAAATTTATCAGTAAAATTTTTGCAATTTTTGCGATTATTTTTGCAACAAGTTGTTCAGACGATGATGATTTTTCCCCTGTCGTCATTGAAAGTATTACGTCTGATCATTTTTATCCTGGTGAAGATGTAATTCTGACGGGAAGAAACTTTGATGATGTTTTATTTACTTTTCTGGAAAACAATCAGGTCCCTTTTCAATTGGAAGGTGATTCTATAATTTTCATGCTACCAGAATCATCTGCTATTGGAAACACGCTGCTTACTTTAGTAATGGCTGATGGTTACACAGTAACTGCCGATATAGAAGTTGTGGCTAGACCTTTTCCCATTATTCAGGCAGTATCCCCTAATATAGCAGAGGAAGGAGCTCAAGTTACCATTACGGGAACATCTTTAAACAATCTAATATCGGTAACAATTGGAGAGGTAGAAGCTAGTGTGGTGTCGTCTACAGCTACAGAATTGATTGTTACGGTTCCTGCAGGTCTTGCACAAAATGTACCCACCGAACTTAAAGTGGTTACAAACGGTGGTGAAGCAGTACCTACTTTACCGTTTTATGTTGGTACAAATTTACTTTTGAATGGAGATTTAGAATTGGGTAGTGGTGATGATTTTAACAATTGGGGTAAATGGAATGGAGGTGACGGAATGACCGCCACAACCGCTTCCGGTGAAGCCTATTACGGCAGATCGTTACGTGCTGAGGCTGCCGGTGGAAACCCTTGGAATACTCAGTTTGTAAGCGATCCTGCTCCTACAGAAGTAGGTTCGGAATATACTTTGTTTATGTATATCAAAGCCCAGCCGGGAACTCCTGGCGATGGTGGAAACATCAGATTTTCAACAAATCCAGACGCTCTTTACAGCGGTAATTATGACATCACTGGTGAATGGCAACAAATTGAGTGGTCTTTTGTTGCAAATACAACGCAAACAAGAGCTGTTCTAGATTTAGGCGTTGTGGCAGGTGCCGTATATTTTGTAGATAACATTACGTTAATTAAAACAGGGACACCACCGCCACCACCAATCAACACAAACGGTAGCTTTGAAGATTCCGATCTAGGAGCCGCAGACAACATTGCAGGCTGGGGAGGCTTAAATGGAAACCTAGTAAGTGGTGAGATTACGGATGTCCATAGTCATGATGGCGATAAAAGTCTTAAATTAACCATTAACGATATAGGAGCCAACCCTTGGGACATTCAACCTACTTCAAGCATGACTGTGGTAGATGGCGAAACCTACCATTTAAGCGTTTGGTTTAAAGGTAACGGAATAACGAATATTAAAATTGCCATTGACCAAGGAGGTGATCCCGGATGGCTAGAATGGGCTGCACCTGAACAAGGATTTCTTGATAACGAATGGACTGAGATTTCTTATGATTTTACTGCTGACACAACAAATAGCAGTGATGGTAACGCAAGATTCGCTATAAGTATGAGTTACTCAGGAAATGTTGGAGGAGTTATTTATATAGATGATTTGGAAGTAACCCCTGCCCAATAA